A single genomic interval of Eurosta solidaginis isolate ZX-2024a chromosome 3, ASM4086904v1, whole genome shotgun sequence harbors:
- the Rad51D gene encoding DNA repair protein RAD51 homolog 4, whose product MTNLGQFDGMGLSTYLVKKLQQKGFTTKHELLISNNLELMEITGFSDVAILEMKQKLAEDYFPRQQHISNSNIYKTGIKSIDDLTAKIPLKTGSVWEITGKAGIGKTQLCQTIAVNFVERTCGAVLYVDTKSDFSGTRIMEMLRSRNIPNTDCGRIMQDILVERTNTANGVCDVLAKLASQLLAGAEADGSNIKLVIIDALPAVFFTYRTETKRLKGNYLLATLNNLIYKLAKEYYMAFVYINLLMDCEEEQPNAEDANLECDAYFEDILTTSSTYSNKSLRPALGEYWSRAPRLRLALEWPVNADYATDERSLRILRSCYSAVGAICSLRITSAGILSITNK is encoded by the exons ATGACGAATTTAGGACAATTCGATGGAATGGGCTTATCCACGTACCTTGTAAAGAAACTACAACAAAAGGGCTTTACAACAAAACACGAATTGCTTATCAGTAATAACTTGGAGCTAATGGAAATCACAGGCTTTTCGGATGTCGCAATTCTggaaatgaaacaaaaattagCTGAAGATTATTTTCCGCGTCAACAGCATATATCGAACTCAAATATATACAAAACTGGTATAAAAAG CATCGATGATCTCACTGCTAAAATACCGTTAAAAACCGGTAGTGTATGGGAAATAACCGGCAAGGCAGGAATTGGAAAAACACAGCTTTGTCAAACTATTGCAGTCAATTTTGTAGAGCGGACATGTGGCGCAGTCCTCTATGTGGATACTAAGAGCGACTTCTCAGGTACGCGCATAATGGAAATGCTGCGTAGTCGAAACATCCCCAATACAGATTGTGGACGTATTATGCAAGATATCTTAGTTGAGCGAACAAATACAGCTAATGGTGTTTGTGATGTACTTGCCAAATTAGCGAGCCAATTGTTGGCGGGAGCAGAGGCGGATGGTAGTAACATTAAGTTGGTTATAATTGATGCATTGCCAGCTGTATTTTTTACATATCGTACTGAAACCAAGCGACTAAAAG GCAACTATTTGCTAGCAACATTAAATAACTTAATATACAAATTGGCAAAGGAATATTATATGGCTTTtgtatatattaatttattaatggACTGCGAGGAAGAACAACCTAATGCTGAAGATGCAA ATTTAGAGTGTGATGCATATTTTGAAGATATTCTTACTACGTCCAGCACTTATAGCAACAAAAGTCTGCGACCGGCCTTAGGCGAATATtggagtcgtgccccacgtttgCGCTTAGCATTAGAATGGCCTGTAAATGCAGATTATGCAACAGATGAGCGCAGTCTAAGAATTTTGAGAAGCTGTTATTCTGCGGTTGGGGCCATATGCAGTCTACGTATAACTTCTGCTGGTATTTTATCAATTACAAATAAATAG